One Triticum dicoccoides isolate Atlit2015 ecotype Zavitan chromosome 5B, WEW_v2.0, whole genome shotgun sequence genomic window carries:
- the LOC119309397 gene encoding secretory carrier-associated membrane protein 4-like, with amino-acid sequence MAGKWGQQQDNPFEEVEIEVNPFSQPRPTPLPHEPVNFYNDIGAPVNMPLDTKKDLKKKEKELLAKEAELNKREQEIKRREDALARAGVLIEPKNWPAFFPVIHVDISNDIPVHLQRVQYLAFASLLGLIICLFWNFICVTAFWISARENAGPKIWFLAIIYFITGVPGAYYLWYRPLYRAMRKESAFRYGWFFMFYFFHICFCIFASVAPSILFLGRSLAGIFQALSVIGYSATIGIFYFLGFILFVLEGLLSIWVMQRVYRYFRRNGKEAEMRPDAASRRPSF; translated from the exons ATGGCGGGGAAGTGGGGGCAGCAGCAGGACAACCCCTTCGAGGAGGTCGAGATCGAGGTCAACCCTTTCTCG CAACCTCGCCCGACCCCGCTCCCTCACGAACCAGTTAACTTCTACAATGACATCGGTGCACCTGTCAATATGCCTCTTGATACGAAAAAG GACCtgaagaaaaaggagaaagaaCTTTTGGCTAAAGAGGCTGAGCTGAACAAGAGAGAACAA GAAATAAAAAGAAGGGAAGATGCTCTTGCAAGAG CCGGAGTTCTTATAGAGCCTAAAAATTGGCCTGCCTTCTTTCCTGTCATCCATGTGGATATTTCAAATGATATACCCGTGCACTTGCAGCGAGTACAATATCTTGCATTCGCATCGCTCCTAG GTTTAATCATATGCCTTTTCTGGAACTTTATATGTGTCACTGCTTTCTGGATTTCAGCTAGGGAAA atgcaggtcCTAAGATATGGTTCCTGGCCATCATATATTTTATTACCGGAGTCCCAGGTGCCTACTATTTGTGGTACCGACCTCTCTATCGTGCGATGAG GAAAGAGAGTGCTTTCAGATATGGATGGTTCTTCATGTTCTATTTT TTCCACATTTGTTTCTGCATATTCGCGTCTGTTGCGCCATCAATTCTGTTCTTGGGACGCTCATTGGC AGGAATTTTTCAAGCACTGAGCGTGATAGGATACAGTGCTACAATTGGG ATATTCTACTTCCTTGGTTTCATCTTGTTTGTGCTGGAAGGGCTGCTAAGCATATGGGTCATGCAG AGAGTATACCGGTATTTCCGCAGAAACGGGAAGGAGGCGGAGATGAGGCCTGACGCGGCATCGCGGCGTCCATCGTTCTGA